A window of Campylobacter cuniculorum DSM 23162 = LMG 24588 contains these coding sequences:
- the flgL gene encoding flagellar hook-associated protein FlgL — MRVTNKLNFTTSLNNNIGGQNALYKIMQQLSSGLKIQNSYEDASVYIDNTRLEYELKTIEQVKEATSRAQELTKNSMSALKDMIGQLEKFKVKMTAAASDGNSQTSREAIANELKRIKESILRLANTSINGQYLFSGTQVANKPFDSLGNYFGDKNYLNVVTGSGTQSRYNVSGWDLFYKADNDYKKQITTNVSFYDNRYDLNQNPDQTKYLNSESKWQDLIGQNYVNDKGLDIDADFIYEDSRLDFPPSTLYVQGTRPDGTSFKSALLVGKDDTIEDVMETIGALYGNTSTSKVVDVSINDSGQIQITDLKQGNNQLDFHAVAYTPQTETTQELKGLIEFANANGLSMEDLTNQAMQEAMAAANANGDITKIPDSVTFQPVDAAGNGIVDANGNPVLVTLNLHRTDFIKSNMTDTDGNAANGADYDNVYFEKNGNNVRANVSQVIKGSNEYATDTTKLSEVMAKDSLNGTTLTLQVNSKGGNTYEVAIDLENSMVSYVDAAGATISFPIMHTDPTTLNSGVVTPSNDITYKQINDIIGLFASDRMPTANINPVAGQVTQADYEAYQGLLNDSKSSVEVVMDYKGRISVTDKLSTGTNIEISLRDSSSGQFPQPPYNATANTQDGPNFSFSANNALVIDEPNVDMVRDLDAMIDSVLKGNMRADSESTDPRNTGMQGALERLEHLEDHLRKLNTTIGAYHNDIENVNTRALFLNVNVQSIKRDVIDADYAECYMNLMQTQMAYQSSLKASTTLMQLSLLNYM; from the coding sequence ATGAGAGTAACTAATAAACTAAATTTCACAACTTCACTTAATAACAATATAGGCGGACAAAATGCTTTGTATAAGATTATGCAGCAATTATCATCAGGACTTAAGATTCAAAATTCTTATGAAGATGCAAGCGTTTATATAGACAATACAAGATTAGAATACGAACTTAAGACCATAGAGCAGGTTAAAGAAGCAACATCAAGGGCACAAGAGCTGACTAAAAACAGCATGAGTGCTTTAAAAGATATGATTGGGCAGCTTGAAAAATTTAAAGTGAAGATGACTGCAGCTGCAAGCGATGGAAACTCTCAAACCTCAAGAGAAGCTATAGCAAATGAACTTAAACGTATTAAAGAAAGCATACTAAGACTTGCAAATACAAGCATCAATGGACAATATCTTTTTTCGGGGACTCAAGTCGCAAATAAACCTTTTGATTCTTTAGGCAATTATTTTGGCGATAAAAATTATCTCAATGTTGTAACAGGTTCAGGGACTCAATCGCGTTATAATGTTTCAGGTTGGGATTTATTTTATAAAGCAGATAATGACTATAAAAAACAAATTACAACAAATGTCAGTTTTTATGACAATCGCTATGATTTAAATCAAAATCCCGACCAAACCAAGTATTTAAATTCTGAATCCAAATGGCAGGATTTAATCGGACAAAATTATGTCAATGATAAGGGGCTTGATATAGATGCTGATTTTATTTATGAAGATTCGAGATTAGATTTTCCACCTTCAACTCTTTATGTGCAAGGAACAAGACCTGACGGAACAAGTTTTAAAAGTGCATTGCTCGTTGGAAAAGATGATACTATAGAAGATGTTATGGAGACTATAGGAGCACTTTATGGAAATACAAGCACAAGCAAAGTTGTCGATGTTAGTATCAATGATAGCGGACAAATTCAAATCACTGATTTAAAGCAAGGCAATAATCAGCTTGATTTTCACGCAGTTGCTTACACACCTCAAACTGAAACTACTCAAGAATTAAAGGGTTTGATTGAATTTGCAAATGCAAATGGTTTAAGTATGGAAGATCTTACCAATCAAGCTATGCAAGAAGCAATGGCTGCTGCAAATGCAAATGGCGATATTACAAAAATACCCGATTCGGTCACTTTTCAACCTGTCGATGCAGCAGGTAATGGTATAGTGGATGCAAATGGTAATCCCGTATTAGTTACTCTTAATCTTCATAGAACCGATTTTATTAAAAGCAATATGACAGATACGGACGGCAATGCTGCAAATGGAGCAGATTATGACAATGTCTATTTTGAAAAAAATGGCAATAATGTGCGTGCAAATGTATCTCAAGTGATTAAAGGAAGTAATGAATACGCTACTGATACTACAAAATTAAGTGAAGTGATGGCAAAAGATAGTCTTAATGGAACAACTTTAACTCTTCAAGTGAATTCAAAAGGCGGTAATACCTATGAAGTTGCGATTGATTTAGAAAATTCAATGGTAAGCTATGTCGATGCAGCAGGTGCTACAATTTCTTTTCCTATTATGCACACAGACCCAACGACCTTAAATAGTGGTGTTGTAACCCCTTCAAATGATATTACCTATAAACAAATCAATGATATTATAGGATTATTTGCAAGTGATAGAATGCCAACAGCAAACATTAATCCTGTAGCGGGACAAGTTACTCAAGCTGATTATGAAGCTTATCAAGGACTTTTAAATGATTCTAAATCAAGTGTTGAAGTGGTTATGGATTACAAAGGACGCATTAGTGTTACTGATAAACTTTCTACGGGAACGAATATTGAAATATCTTTAAGAGACAGCTCAAGCGGACAATTTCCACAACCTCCTTATAACGCGACTGCAAACACTCAAGATGGTCCAAATTTCAGCTTTAGTGCAAATAATGCCTTAGTGATTGATGAGCCTAATGTTGATATGGTTAGGGATTTAGATGCGATGATTGATTCGGTTTTAAAAGGCAATATGAGAGCAGATTCTGAATCAACTGACCCAAGAAATACCGGTATGCAAGGGGCTTTAGAAAGACTTGAACATCTAGAAGATCATCTTAGAAAATTAAACACCACCATCGGAGCTTATCACAATGATATAGAAAATGTCAATACGCGAGCCTTATTTTTAAATGTCAATGTGCAATCCATAAAAAGAGATGTTATTGATGCAGATTATGCAGAGTGTTATATGAATTTAATGCAAACACAAATGGCGTATCAAAGCTCTTTAAAAGCAAGCACAACGCTTATGCAACTTAGTTTATTAAATTATATGTAA
- a CDS encoding DNA translocase FtsK, whose amino-acid sequence MLVPSMGEWLYEINFSLLGEFGYYFPFALFILNYLYYKRGYELQNFTRRELFGFVFALFACVLLFAIFYPDDGFVLQMFYTASSTLFGYIGSGIIGILLLLFSLVLLFPNFIKEVFKFQLDFTKLEKLENRIKNSLMQIFGGENDKDDIEHNEPKAPVIIPKTAQKNEDKIDDLNKKDSKIHILESKNSTLKEENSHIMQEIQMLNIKSSKNSKIDLDSFKNYILNQKNDSNLNLTKENSKELAKKTQSFIYENSSEVKNFAQKASRISINLDEDFNFILEKEVDMIPERFLKPKKIEDFKELQTKENLDTPSYKRKNITIEMTNNEVKPKIFNKELELREELMQKAKLEQEYKEYERQIKAQKEREEFEKADIPIIQSSKYNIENTKNLQTEEKIDENLDLKQESSEKPEILDFNENDFKPKSVEELRDNHLDFVPIVEEVDTPLAPEIPIIKMSEFQTQPNLKTDEKDLTKTLTIQNQEPNLKTEEQQEILPENQEEFKFQSPQTFKSQEIAINQSLLREIEQGEPEIPKDFNLPPLEFLTSANSQKQEINESEIDKKIYDLLEKLRRFKIGGDVINTYTGPVVTTFEFRPSADVKVSRILNLQDDLAMALKAKSIRIQAPIPGKDVVGIEVPNEKIQTIYLREILESEVFKNAKSSLTIALGKDIVGNAFVTDLKKLPHLLIAGTTGSGKSVGINSMLLSLLYRNSPKTLRLMMIDPKMLEFSIYNDIPHLLTPVITDPKKAINALSNMVAEMERRYRLMAEAKTKNIENYNEKIKELGGEELPFIVVIIDELADLMMNGGKDVEFYIARLAQMARASGIHLIVATQRPSVDVVTGLIKANLPSRISYKVGQKIDSKVILDTMGAESLLGRGDCLFTPPATSNIIRLHAPYASEFEIEKVVDFLKAQQDVVYDESFLKDEQNTSLNGNDFQNNGELDELYEDAKRVILEDQKTSISYLQRRLKIGYNRAANIIEQLSENGVLSKPDSKGQREILG is encoded by the coding sequence ATGTTAGTTCCTTCAATGGGAGAATGGCTTTATGAAATTAATTTTTCTTTATTGGGGGAATTTGGCTATTATTTCCCCTTTGCTTTATTTATTTTGAATTATTTATATTATAAAAGAGGATACGAACTTCAAAATTTCACTCGCAGAGAGCTTTTCGGCTTTGTTTTTGCTCTTTTTGCTTGTGTGCTTTTATTTGCGATATTTTATCCTGATGATGGTTTTGTTTTGCAAATGTTTTATACAGCTTCTTCTACGCTTTTTGGATATATTGGAAGCGGGATTATTGGAATTTTGTTGTTACTTTTTTCTCTTGTTTTGTTGTTTCCAAATTTTATTAAAGAGGTGTTTAAATTTCAGCTTGATTTTACAAAATTAGAAAAATTAGAAAATCGCATAAAAAATTCTTTGATGCAAATTTTTGGGGGAGAAAATGATAAAGATGATATAGAACACAATGAACCTAAGGCTCCTGTTATCATACCTAAAACTGCACAAAAAAACGAAGATAAAATTGATGATTTAAACAAAAAAGATTCTAAAATTCATATTTTAGAATCAAAAAATTCCACTTTAAAAGAAGAAAATTCGCACATTATGCAAGAGATTCAAATGTTAAATATTAAATCAAGCAAAAATTCAAAAATAGATCTTGATTCTTTTAAAAATTACATTTTAAACCAAAAAAATGATTCAAATCTTAATTTAACAAAAGAAAATTCCAAAGAGCTTGCAAAAAAAACTCAAAGTTTTATCTATGAAAATTCATCTGAAGTTAAAAATTTTGCTCAAAAAGCAAGCAGAATAAGCATAAATCTTGATGAAGATTTTAATTTTATTTTAGAAAAAGAGGTCGATATGATTCCAGAACGTTTTTTAAAACCCAAAAAAATAGAAGATTTTAAGGAACTTCAAACAAAAGAAAATTTAGATACACCGAGCTACAAAAGAAAAAATATTACAATTGAAATGACAAACAACGAGGTTAAACCTAAAATTTTCAATAAAGAGCTTGAGTTAAGAGAAGAGCTTATGCAAAAAGCTAAACTTGAACAAGAATATAAAGAATATGAAAGGCAAATCAAAGCCCAAAAAGAACGTGAGGAATTTGAAAAAGCGGATATTCCTATTATCCAAAGCTCAAAATATAATATTGAAAACACAAAAAATTTACAAACAGAAGAAAAAATCGATGAAAATTTAGATTTAAAACAAGAGAGCAGTGAAAAACCTGAAATTTTAGATTTTAACGAAAATGATTTTAAGCCTAAGAGTGTGGAGGAGTTAAGGGATAATCATCTTGATTTTGTGCCTATTGTTGAAGAAGTGGATACTCCTTTGGCTCCCGAAATTCCTATCATTAAAATGAGTGAATTTCAAACGCAACCAAATTTAAAAACTGATGAAAAAGATTTAACGAAAACTTTGACCATCCAAAATCAAGAGCCAAATTTAAAAACCGAAGAACAGCAAGAAATTTTACCAGAAAATCAAGAAGAATTTAAATTTCAAAGTCCGCAAACTTTTAAGAGTCAAGAAATTGCTATCAACCAAAGTCTTTTAAGAGAGATAGAGCAGGGTGAGCCTGAAATTCCAAAAGATTTTAACTTACCTCCGCTTGAATTTTTAACAAGTGCAAATTCTCAAAAACAAGAAATTAATGAAAGCGAGATTGACAAGAAAATTTATGATTTGCTTGAAAAATTGCGTCGCTTTAAAATCGGTGGTGATGTGATTAATACTTACACAGGACCCGTGGTAACAACTTTTGAATTTCGTCCCAGTGCAGATGTAAAAGTCAGTCGCATTTTAAATTTGCAAGATGATTTGGCTATGGCTTTGAAAGCTAAATCCATAAGAATACAAGCTCCTATCCCCGGAAAAGATGTTGTAGGTATCGAAGTACCAAATGAAAAAATTCAAACAATTTATTTAAGAGAAATTTTAGAAAGTGAGGTTTTTAAAAACGCTAAAAGTTCTTTAACCATTGCTTTGGGTAAGGATATAGTTGGAAATGCTTTTGTGACAGATTTGAAAAAATTGCCACATTTACTCATTGCAGGAACAACAGGAAGCGGTAAAAGCGTGGGGATTAATTCTATGTTGTTGAGTTTGCTTTATAGAAATTCTCCAAAAACTTTAAGATTGATGATGATTGATCCTAAGATGCTTGAATTTAGCATTTATAATGACATACCACACCTTTTAACTCCGGTTATAACTGATCCTAAAAAAGCGATTAATGCACTTTCAAATATGGTGGCTGAAATGGAAAGAAGATATCGTTTAATGGCAGAAGCTAAAACAAAAAATATAGAAAATTATAATGAAAAAATCAAAGAACTTGGTGGAGAAGAATTGCCTTTTATTGTAGTGATTATCGATGAATTAGCGGATTTGATGATGAATGGGGGTAAAGATGTAGAATTTTATATCGCCCGTTTAGCACAAATGGCAAGAGCAAGTGGAATTCATCTTATCGTTGCAACTCAAAGACCTTCTGTTGATGTTGTAACAGGGCTTATCAAGGCTAATTTACCAAGTAGAATTTCTTATAAAGTAGGGCAGAAAATCGACTCTAAAGTTATTTTAGACACTATGGGAGCTGAAAGTTTGCTCGGACGCGGTGATTGTCTTTTTACTCCACCTGCAACTAGCAATATCATACGATTGCATGCACCTTATGCAAGTGAATTTGAGATAGAAAAAGTGGTTGATTTTTTAAAGGCACAGCAAGATGTTGTTTATGATGAAAGTTTTTTAAAAGATGAACAAAATACAAGTTTAAATGGAAATGATTTTCAAAATAACGGGGAACTCGATGAGCTTTATGAGGATGCTAAAAGAGTGATTTTAGAAGATCAAAAAACAAGCATTTCTTATTTGCAAAGACGTCTTAAAATTGGTTATAACCGTGCTGCAAATATTATCGAGCAATTGAGTGAAAATGGAGTGTTGAGCAAACCAGATTCTAAGGGACAAAGAGAAATTTTAGGCTGA
- the dsbI gene encoding protein-disulfide oxidoreductase DsbI produces MIFKIQQENRKIWFFLMLLTLIPVLIAHYFLQNYLYMRPCEQCVYIRFDMLLVSFAAFLGFLNPKNRFLKCLAFIFAFYGCYLGLKHSLILEKIYTLIQNENPFGALTTCKQIPIFPFNLPLHEYFSEWFMPSGECGDDKAFVPKDTLLSPLQEFFIGRPPSFDDGIYSKGWHLIPYFDFINMAEICFLIFLFSLICFLFLFAIFIVQFKKIDKKI; encoded by the coding sequence ATGATTTTTAAAATACAGCAAGAAAATAGGAAAATTTGGTTTTTTCTTATGCTTTTAACCTTAATTCCTGTATTGATTGCTCATTATTTTTTGCAAAATTATCTTTATATGCGACCTTGTGAGCAATGCGTTTATATCCGCTTTGATATGCTCCTTGTGAGTTTTGCAGCGTTTTTGGGCTTTTTAAATCCTAAAAATCGTTTTCTTAAATGCTTAGCTTTTATTTTTGCTTTTTATGGTTGTTATTTGGGTTTAAAACACAGCCTTATTTTAGAAAAAATTTACACACTCATCCAAAACGAAAATCCTTTCGGAGCTCTTACAACCTGCAAACAAATTCCTATTTTTCCTTTTAATCTGCCCTTGCATGAGTATTTTAGCGAATGGTTTATGCCAAGCGGAGAGTGTGGAGATGATAAAGCTTTTGTGCCTAAAGATACGCTTTTAAGTCCCTTGCAAGAATTTTTTATAGGACGTCCCCCCTCTTTTGACGATGGAATTTATTCAAAGGGTTGGCATCTCATTCCATATTTTGATTTTATCAATATGGCTGAAATTTGCTTTTTGATTTTTTTATTTTCTTTGATATGTTTTTTGTTTTTATTTGCGATTTTTATTGTGCAATTTAAGAAAATCGATAAGAAAATATGA
- a CDS encoding DsbA family protein, whose protein sequence is MFFKKISKLFLIFICFANFSFAKDFIVLEDGFDSKNSLIELFSYKCIHCYNHHKFGTLNKLKKELPNLSYNLYPISLADKRFGKELNELFAFAQAKDMQENKDASSEDGFVHRLADYLFVLHFVKKQEIQNLNEIEQIALNVLNVSKNELENFLQSNEAKKILANYEKANEFAQIYGTPTFIVNGKYQIKPEALSSMQNLLKIVSELSKNE, encoded by the coding sequence ATGTTTTTTAAAAAAATTTCAAAATTATTTTTGATATTCATTTGTTTTGCAAATTTTTCTTTTGCTAAAGATTTTATTGTGTTAGAAGATGGGTTTGATTCTAAGAACTCGCTGATAGAGCTTTTTTCTTATAAATGCATCCATTGTTACAATCATCATAAATTTGGAACTTTAAACAAGCTTAAAAAGGAATTGCCAAATCTTTCTTATAATCTTTATCCTATAAGTTTAGCAGATAAAAGATTCGGTAAAGAACTCAACGAGCTTTTTGCCTTTGCACAAGCTAAAGATATGCAAGAAAATAAAGATGCAAGTAGTGAAGATGGTTTTGTGCATAGACTTGCTGATTATTTATTTGTTTTGCATTTTGTCAAAAAGCAAGAAATTCAAAATTTAAACGAAATTGAACAAATCGCTTTAAATGTCTTAAATGTTTCTAAAAATGAGCTTGAAAATTTTCTGCAAAGCAACGAGGCTAAAAAAATTTTAGCAAATTATGAAAAAGCAAATGAGTTTGCCCAAATTTATGGTACTCCTACTTTTATAGTCAATGGCAAATATCAAATCAAACCGGAAGCTTTAAGTTCAATGCAAAATTTACTTAAAATTGTAAGTGAGTTGAGTAAAAACGAGTAA